In Citrus sinensis cultivar Valencia sweet orange chromosome 4, DVS_A1.0, whole genome shotgun sequence, one DNA window encodes the following:
- the LOC102610300 gene encoding ubiquitin receptor RAD23d-like has product MMKIFVKTLKGTSFDVEVKPEDTVFDVKMKIETVQGSDVYPAAQQMLIYQGKVLKDDTTLEENKVAENSFVVIMLTKNKRPTGEGSTTSTAPTKAPQSSAPTPAVTPATAPQTAVPISTEPTPAPTPAPASASVSSVSATSESGVYGHAASNLVAGNNLEGAIQQILDMGGGTWDRDTVVRALRAAYNNPERAVEYLYSGIPEQAEVQPVARAPGNGQAANSPTQMPQPTQPAPVTSSGPNANPLDLFPQGLPDVGSGAAGAGSLDFLRNSPQFQVLRAMVQANPQLLQPMLQELGKQNPQLVRLIQEHQADFLRLINEPVQGGEGNLGDQLAGLMPQSIQVTPEEREAIERLEAMGFDRAIVLEVFFACNKNEELAANYLLDHMHEFED; this is encoded by the exons GTCTTTGATGTGAAAATGAAGATAGAAACTGTTCAAGGATCGGATGTTTATCCTGCTGCACAACAGATGCTGATTTATCAGGGGAAAGTCCTCAAAGATGATACTACACTGGAAGAGAACAAAGTAGCTGAAAATagttttgttgttattatgtTAACAAAG AATAAGAGACCAACTGGTGAAGGTTCAACTACGTCAACTGCGCCTACAAAG GCTCCCCAGTCAAGTGCCCCAACCCCTGCAGTGACCCCAGCAACAGCTCCTCAGACTGCCGTGCCAATCTCTACAGA GCCTACACCTGCTCCTACTCCTGCTCCTGCTTCTGCTTCTGTGTCATCAGTTTCTGCTAC GTCAGAGTCTGGTGTGTATGGGCATGCTGCATCTAATCTGGTTGCTGGGAACAACTTGGAGGGAGCAATCCAGCAGATTCTTGATATGGGTGGAGGGACTTGGGATAGAGATACTGTTGTTCGTGCTCTTCGAGCTGCTTATAATAATCCTGAGAGGGCTGTTGAATATTTATATTCT GGTATACCTGAGCAAGCTGAAGTTCAACCTGTGGCCCGCGCCCCTGGTAATGGACAAGCTGCTAACTCTCCAACTCAGATGCCACAGCCAACCCAACCGGCACCCGTTACTTCTAGTGGGCCAAATGCAAATCCTTTGGACCTCTTTCCTCAG GGCCTTCCTGACGTGGGTTCAGGTGCAGCTGGCGCTGGCAGTCTTGACTTTTTACGTAATAGTCCACag TTTCAAGTTTTGCGAGCTATGGTGCAGGCAAATCCTCAATTATTGCAG CCCATGCTTCAAGAGTTGGGGAAACAAAATCCTCAGCTAGTGAGGCTTATTCAGGAACATCAGGCTGACTTCCTTCGGCTTATCAATGAACCTGTTCAAGGTGGTGAGGG GAATTTGGGGGACCAGCTTGCTGGGTTAATGCCACAGTCAATACAAGTCACGCCCGAAGAACGTGAAGCCATAGAACGT CTTGAGGCAATGGGCTTTGATCGAGCAATTGTATTGGAGGTGTTCTTTGCCTGCAACAAGAATGAGGAACTTGCTGCCAACTACCTTTTAGACCATATGCATGAGTTTGAGGATTGA